In Meiothermus ruber DSM 1279, the following proteins share a genomic window:
- a CDS encoding ABC transporter permease, which translates to MLDLFWVEFKRSWLYLRRYPSEFVGAVVSLSILFLLLFLGARFLAGPGADFGERTEALLVGFLLWTLTIFAYNSLSFGLSEEAQTGTLEQLFLTPYGPIPLFLLRNLAGLGTHLLMLGSIALVLMLLTGARLSFPPLVVLPILTVLIGSYGLGFAMASLALLFKRVQQILGISQFLLIFLLQVPLEGSGWLAQLGYFLPLAPGAHLARQMMSAGAGLDWGLLGLAFLNGLCYLGLGLLIFSRAVRTAKRRGLLFGY; encoded by the coding sequence GGAGTTCAAACGCAGTTGGCTGTATCTGCGCCGTTACCCCAGCGAGTTTGTGGGGGCTGTGGTAAGCCTCAGCATCCTTTTCTTGCTGCTGTTCTTGGGGGCCCGGTTCCTGGCCGGGCCCGGGGCCGACTTTGGCGAGCGAACCGAGGCCCTCCTGGTGGGGTTTTTGCTCTGGACGCTCACCATCTTCGCCTACAACTCGCTTTCCTTTGGTCTCTCGGAGGAGGCCCAGACCGGAACCCTCGAGCAGCTCTTCCTCACCCCCTACGGCCCCATTCCCCTGTTTTTGCTACGCAACCTGGCCGGCCTGGGAACCCATCTCCTGATGCTGGGCAGCATTGCCCTGGTGCTAATGCTCCTGACCGGGGCCCGCCTGAGCTTCCCTCCCTTGGTGGTGCTGCCTATTCTTACAGTACTGATTGGCAGCTACGGCCTGGGCTTTGCCATGGCCAGCCTGGCCCTGCTTTTCAAGCGGGTGCAGCAGATCCTGGGGATCAGTCAGTTTCTGCTGATTTTCTTGTTGCAGGTGCCGCTCGAGGGCAGCGGTTGGCTGGCTCAACTGGGCTACTTCCTACCCCTGGCCCCTGGCGCCCACCTGGCCCGACAGATGATGAGCGCCGGCGCCGGCCTAGACTGGGGCCTGCTGGGCCTGGCCTTTTTGAACGGGCTCTGCTACCTGGGGCTGGGCCTCTTGATCTTTAGCCGGGCGGTGCGCACGGCCAAGCGGCGCGGGCTTTTGTTTGGGTATTAG
- the hutH gene encoding histidine ammonia-lyase produces the protein MLELDTELSLADFRRVVREKAPVRLSEAARGRLLRCRAFVEQLVEQNQPVYGLNTGFGKLATVRIEAKDLRLLQRNLLLSHAIGVGEVFPPEVVRGMLLLRAQSLALGYSGVRVEVVERLLDFLNHDLIPVVPSQGSVGASGDLAPLAHMCLPLIGEGELTYQGQVRPAAEVLRAVGLAPLELQAKEGLALINGTQAMASLLALLLLDSEVLLKTADIAVAMSVEALKASHRPFDEAVARLRPHPGMRVTCANVRRLLQDSEIMRSHQDCDKVQDAYSLRAAPQVHGASRDALEHVRAVLLRELQSVTDNPLILPEEGRTLSAGNFHGQPLALAADYAGMALAELASISERRIEQMLNPSLSGLPAFLAEGSGLNSGLMISQYTAAALVSENKVLAHPASVDSIPTSANQEDHVSMGTIACRKARSIFENTLWVLAIELASAAQALDFHAPLRPGRGVEVVYRRIRQEIPHLDRDRYLKPELGRLCELIRSGELVRVAEQAVGGLE, from the coding sequence ATGCTAGAACTGGATACAGAACTGAGCCTGGCCGATTTTCGCCGGGTGGTGCGGGAAAAAGCGCCGGTGCGCCTGAGCGAGGCCGCACGGGGGCGCCTGCTGCGCTGCCGGGCCTTTGTGGAGCAGCTCGTCGAGCAAAACCAGCCGGTCTATGGCCTCAATACCGGCTTTGGCAAGCTGGCTACGGTGCGCATCGAGGCCAAAGACCTCCGGCTGCTGCAGCGCAACCTGCTGCTCTCGCACGCCATTGGGGTGGGGGAGGTGTTCCCCCCCGAGGTGGTGCGGGGGATGCTTTTGCTGCGGGCCCAGAGCCTGGCCCTGGGCTACTCCGGGGTGCGGGTGGAGGTGGTGGAGCGGCTTTTGGACTTTCTGAACCACGACCTGATTCCAGTGGTGCCCTCGCAGGGCTCGGTGGGGGCCTCGGGCGACCTGGCCCCCCTGGCCCATATGTGCCTGCCGCTGATTGGCGAGGGCGAACTGACCTACCAGGGCCAGGTGCGGCCCGCGGCGGAGGTGCTGCGGGCGGTGGGCCTGGCGCCGCTGGAGTTGCAGGCTAAAGAAGGACTGGCCCTGATCAACGGCACCCAGGCCATGGCCTCGCTGCTGGCGCTGCTGCTGCTGGATAGCGAGGTGCTGCTCAAAACCGCCGATATCGCGGTGGCCATGAGCGTGGAGGCCCTGAAGGCCAGCCACCGGCCCTTTGATGAGGCGGTGGCCCGCCTGCGCCCCCACCCCGGTATGCGGGTGACCTGCGCCAACGTGCGGCGGCTGTTGCAGGACTCCGAGATCATGCGCTCGCACCAGGACTGCGACAAGGTGCAGGATGCCTACAGCCTGCGGGCCGCCCCCCAGGTGCACGGGGCCAGCCGCGATGCGCTCGAGCACGTGCGGGCGGTGCTGCTGCGGGAACTCCAAAGCGTCACCGACAACCCCCTGATCCTGCCCGAGGAGGGCCGCACCCTCTCGGCGGGCAACTTTCACGGTCAGCCCCTGGCCCTGGCCGCCGACTACGCCGGCATGGCCCTGGCCGAACTCGCCAGCATCTCCGAGCGCCGCATCGAGCAGATGCTGAACCCCTCCCTCTCGGGCCTGCCGGCCTTCCTGGCCGAGGGCAGCGGCCTCAACTCCGGCCTGATGATCAGCCAGTACACCGCGGCGGCCCTGGTGAGCGAGAACAAGGTGCTGGCCCACCCGGCCTCGGTGGACTCGATTCCTACCAGCGCCAACCAGGAAGACCACGTCTCGATGGGCACCATCGCCTGCCGCAAGGCCCGCAGCATCTTCGAGAACACCCTCTGGGTGCTGGCCATCGAACTGGCCTCGGCGGCCCAGGCCCTCGACTTCCACGCCCCCCTGCGCCCGGGCCGGGGGGTGGAGGTGGTCTACCGTCGCATCCGGCAGGAGATTCCCCACCTCGACCGTGATCGCTACCTGAAACCCGAGCTGGGCCGCCTGTGCGAACTGATTCGTTCCGGCGAGCTGGTGCGGGTGGCTGAGCAGGCGGTGGGGGGGCTGGAATAA